One window of Trinickia caryophylli genomic DNA carries:
- the cheD gene encoding chemoreceptor glutamine deamidase CheD, whose amino-acid sequence MSRLPIANNLYFDTHFNRRGVKLLPNEFYTTGEDMVLVTVLGSCVAACIHDRTAGIGGMNHFMLPDDGEPAQAASESMRYGAFAMEVLINELIKMGGRRERFEAKVFGGAAVLAGMTTINIGDRNAEFVRRYLGLEKIRIVAEDLQGVHPRKVAFMPATGQAMVKKLRLQQEPNVAEREEALAKQVAEARAARHARALAKQNAELFTSGAAPGAAKPRIELFGASPKPRIETFGSGSLAKGMLDSAKTVKEA is encoded by the coding sequence ATGAGCCGCCTGCCCATTGCCAACAATCTCTATTTCGACACGCACTTCAACCGCCGCGGCGTGAAGCTGTTGCCGAACGAGTTCTATACGACGGGCGAGGACATGGTGCTCGTCACCGTGCTCGGCTCGTGTGTGGCCGCCTGCATCCACGACCGCACGGCCGGCATCGGCGGCATGAACCACTTCATGCTGCCCGACGACGGCGAGCCGGCGCAGGCGGCGTCCGAATCGATGCGTTACGGCGCCTTTGCAATGGAAGTGCTCATCAACGAGCTCATTAAAATGGGCGGCCGCAGAGAGCGCTTCGAGGCCAAGGTGTTTGGCGGCGCGGCCGTGCTGGCGGGCATGACGACGATCAACATCGGCGATCGCAATGCCGAGTTCGTCCGGCGCTATTTGGGGCTCGAAAAGATTCGCATCGTCGCCGAGGATCTGCAGGGCGTGCATCCGCGCAAGGTCGCGTTCATGCCGGCCACGGGGCAGGCGATGGTCAAGAAGTTGCGCCTGCAGCAGGAGCCGAACGTCGCCGAGCGCGAAGAGGCTCTCGCCAAGCAGGTGGCCGAAGCGCGCGCGGCGCGTCACGCTCGCGCGCTCGCAAAGCAGAACGCCGAGCTGTTCACGTCCGGCGCGGCGCCCGGGGCGGCCAAGCCGCGCATCGAGCTCTTCGGCGCGAGCCCGAAGCCGCGCATCGAGACGTTTGGATCGGGCTCGCTTGCGAAAGGCATGTTGGACAGCGCTAAGACCGTCAAGGAGGCGTGA
- a CDS encoding DUF2844 domain-containing protein, with translation MTIRFVRVLLPAAIAAGAVAVCAPAYAVLGGAPMTTPSGATAKTVNPVARAASTTSTSTSTASSAAAYTVKETTLSSGTVVREYVGTDGNVFGIAWKGPFAPDLATLLGSYFPQYTSAVEAQRAQRVGHGPVAVKQSGLVVHSGGHMGLYFGNAYLPDSLPSGLSATDIQ, from the coding sequence ATGACTATCCGTTTCGTCCGCGTACTGTTGCCGGCCGCGATTGCCGCCGGCGCGGTCGCCGTTTGTGCACCGGCGTATGCCGTGCTCGGCGGCGCGCCGATGACGACGCCGTCCGGCGCCACCGCCAAAACCGTCAATCCCGTCGCCCGCGCGGCCTCGACCACGAGCACGTCGACGTCCACCGCATCGAGCGCGGCAGCCTATACCGTGAAAGAAACGACGCTTTCGTCCGGCACGGTCGTACGAGAATACGTAGGCACGGACGGCAACGTGTTCGGCATTGCGTGGAAGGGGCCGTTCGCGCCCGATCTGGCCACGCTGCTCGGCAGCTATTTCCCTCAATACACGAGCGCCGTCGAAGCGCAGCGTGCGCAGCGCGTGGGCCATGGCCCTGTCGCCGTCAAGCAATCGGGTCTCGTCGTTCACTCCGGTGGCCACATGGGCCTGTATTTCGGCAATGCCTATCTGCCCGATTCGCTGCCCTCCGGGCTGAGCGCGACCGATATCCAATAA
- a CDS encoding DUF3443 domain-containing protein, with the protein MNANNGFVRAWRALGAIILAAAMAACGGGGGDSGSSSSSSNSNGANQVTVTVSNATGVVNLPMVSVTVCAPGSTSNCQTINNIQVDTMSYGLRIVNTAMSQVLGSLAVTTDGSGNQIAECTVFADGYTWGSVRKADVTIGGKTAGSVPVAVIGDMSSSTVPTVCANTGTAENTVSALGANGILGIGVSPYDCGSSCVNSASGSPYFKCPGGTSCTQTTVALADQVTNPVVKFSSDNNGILLTMPAVSSSGATSATGTMTFGIGTQSNNVLSASQKFGTDSGGNVNGSFNSAALTAAFFDSGSNGYFFEDNSLTTCSQSGYTSWYCPASATTRTVSVSNASGAAASGTVTLPIQSAFTLFNSGNFAFNDLAGHIGLTGYFDVGMPFFYGRTVYFGYDMTQVGGSQTPYVAF; encoded by the coding sequence TTGAACGCGAACAACGGATTCGTGCGCGCGTGGCGCGCACTGGGGGCGATAATCCTCGCTGCGGCGATGGCGGCCTGCGGCGGCGGTGGTGGCGATAGCGGCAGCAGTTCGAGCAGTTCCAACAGCAATGGCGCCAATCAGGTGACCGTTACCGTTTCCAATGCGACAGGCGTCGTCAACCTGCCGATGGTGAGCGTGACCGTATGCGCGCCCGGCAGCACAAGTAACTGCCAGACGATCAACAATATCCAGGTCGATACGATGTCCTACGGCCTGCGCATCGTGAATACGGCGATGTCGCAAGTGCTCGGCAGCCTTGCGGTCACGACCGATGGGAGCGGCAATCAGATTGCCGAATGTACCGTCTTCGCCGATGGCTACACCTGGGGCTCGGTGCGCAAGGCCGATGTGACGATCGGCGGCAAGACGGCGGGCAGCGTACCGGTCGCCGTAATCGGCGACATGTCGTCCTCGACGGTGCCGACGGTCTGCGCGAATACGGGCACGGCTGAAAACACCGTATCGGCGCTCGGCGCCAACGGCATTCTGGGCATCGGTGTGTCCCCGTATGACTGCGGTTCGAGTTGCGTGAATAGTGCCTCGGGCAGCCCGTACTTCAAGTGCCCGGGCGGTACCAGCTGCACTCAGACGACGGTCGCGCTCGCCGATCAAGTCACGAATCCGGTCGTCAAATTCTCGAGCGACAACAACGGGATTCTTTTGACGATGCCCGCGGTCAGCTCCAGTGGGGCGACGTCCGCAACCGGCACGATGACGTTCGGCATCGGTACACAGTCGAACAATGTGCTGTCCGCTTCGCAGAAATTCGGCACCGACTCCGGCGGCAACGTCAACGGCTCGTTCAACAGCGCGGCGCTGACAGCGGCGTTCTTCGACTCGGGGTCGAACGGCTATTTCTTCGAGGACAACTCGCTCACCACCTGCTCGCAAAGCGGCTATACAAGCTGGTACTGCCCGGCATCGGCCACCACACGCACGGTATCGGTGTCGAACGCATCGGGTGCGGCGGCGTCCGGTACGGTTACGCTGCCGATCCAGAGCGCGTTCACGCTGTTTAACAGCGGCAACTTCGCGTTCAACGACCTCGCGGGACACATCGGTCTGACAGGCTACTTCGACGTCGGCATGCCGTTCTTCTACGGCCGCACGGTCTATTTCGGCTACGACATGACGCAGGTCGGCGGCTCGCAGACCCCTTACGTCGCCTTCTGA
- the flhF gene encoding flagellar biosynthesis protein FlhF, which translates to MNIRKFIGATSRDALRLVREALGADAVVLSNRTNEDGTVEIVAVADTEFAAIAPASNDTASSSHGGYRSQGYDLPDARPAIATPAAVLPAAALPPAVPGVMAANPYASGANGMPDVFSAVFGASPEVGANGAPATDAASVAAAARSRGETKPMRAAPAAARPAAAAPVEPKPAAAEPAQTMAESNPWLIDHAQRIAAQQQRAAHTASPVKARPMTPAAAAARGLGATGKILSPDELLAAETPDWAQEAADVAARRAIPRITPAFEGLGPRAQGASDADAAAINEAVRARIEEVVNQTVMNELSSMRGMMEEQFAGLVWAERQRRNPVQGELTKQLFAAGFSAQLVRTIVDRLPEQENVDAGMEWVQSVLATNLPVLENEDALMERGGVFALMGPTGVGKTTTTAKLAARCVMRFGASKVALLTTDSYRIGGHEQLRIFGKILGVSVHAVKDAADLQLALTELRNKHIVLIDTIGMSQRDRSVSDQIAMLCGAGLPVQRLLLLNATSHADTLNEVVQAYRSTEGQPELAGCILTKLDEATNLGGVLDTVIRYKLPVHYVSTGQKVPENLYVATKKFLIKSAFCIPRGGSPFVPHDDDIPALLSSLSSRSNAELHEVRFG; encoded by the coding sequence TTGAACATTCGTAAATTCATTGGCGCCACGAGCCGCGATGCCTTGCGTCTCGTGCGCGAGGCCCTCGGTGCCGATGCAGTCGTTCTGTCCAACCGCACCAACGAAGACGGCACTGTCGAAATCGTCGCCGTTGCCGATACCGAATTCGCCGCGATCGCGCCGGCCTCGAACGATACCGCTTCGTCTTCCCACGGCGGTTACCGTTCGCAGGGCTACGACTTGCCGGACGCGCGTCCCGCTATCGCGACGCCTGCTGCCGTGCTGCCGGCTGCGGCCCTGCCGCCTGCGGTACCGGGCGTGATGGCCGCGAACCCGTATGCGAGCGGTGCCAACGGTATGCCCGACGTGTTTTCCGCCGTGTTCGGCGCGAGCCCGGAAGTCGGCGCCAACGGCGCGCCCGCAACCGATGCGGCGAGCGTGGCCGCCGCCGCGCGGTCGCGCGGCGAGACGAAGCCGATGCGTGCCGCGCCGGCCGCCGCCCGCCCTGCGGCCGCGGCGCCGGTCGAGCCGAAGCCGGCCGCCGCCGAGCCGGCGCAGACGATGGCCGAGTCGAACCCCTGGCTGATCGATCACGCACAGCGCATCGCTGCCCAGCAGCAGCGCGCCGCGCATACGGCGAGCCCCGTGAAGGCGCGGCCGATGACGCCGGCCGCCGCCGCGGCGCGAGGCCTCGGCGCGACGGGCAAGATCCTGTCGCCCGACGAACTGCTCGCGGCCGAGACGCCCGACTGGGCACAAGAGGCAGCCGACGTGGCGGCACGCCGCGCGATTCCGCGCATCACGCCGGCGTTCGAGGGCCTGGGCCCGCGTGCGCAAGGCGCGAGCGATGCGGATGCGGCGGCGATCAACGAAGCGGTGCGCGCGCGCATCGAGGAAGTCGTGAATCAGACCGTCATGAACGAGCTTTCGTCGATGCGCGGGATGATGGAAGAACAATTCGCGGGCCTCGTCTGGGCCGAGCGCCAGCGCCGCAACCCGGTGCAGGGCGAGCTCACGAAGCAGCTCTTCGCGGCCGGCTTCTCGGCTCAGCTCGTGCGCACGATCGTCGACCGCCTGCCCGAACAGGAGAACGTGGATGCTGGCATGGAGTGGGTGCAGTCGGTGCTCGCTACGAACCTGCCAGTGCTCGAGAACGAAGACGCGCTGATGGAGCGCGGCGGCGTGTTCGCGCTGATGGGGCCGACGGGCGTGGGCAAGACTACGACGACGGCCAAGCTCGCCGCGCGCTGCGTGATGCGTTTCGGTGCGAGCAAGGTCGCACTGCTCACGACCGACAGCTACCGGATCGGCGGCCACGAGCAACTGCGCATCTTCGGCAAGATCCTCGGCGTGTCGGTGCACGCGGTCAAGGATGCAGCCGACCTGCAATTGGCCCTGACCGAGCTGCGCAACAAGCACATCGTGCTGATCGACACGATCGGCATGAGCCAGCGCGACCGCTCGGTGTCCGACCAGATTGCGATGCTCTGCGGCGCGGGCCTGCCCGTTCAGCGCCTGTTGCTGCTCAACGCGACGAGCCATGCCGATACGCTCAACGAAGTGGTGCAGGCCTACCGCAGCACGGAAGGCCAGCCCGAACTCGCGGGCTGCATCCTGACGAAGCTCGACGAGGCGACGAACCTCGGCGGCGTGCTCGATACCGTGATTCGCTACAAGCTGCCGGTGCACTACGTTTCGACGGGCCAGAAAGTGCCCGAGAACCTGTACGTGGCCACGAAAAAGTTCTTGATCAAGAGCGCGTTCTGCATTCCGCGCGGCGGATCGCCGTTCGTGCCGCACGACGACGACATCCCCGCCTTGCTCTCCTCGCTCTCGAGCCGTTCCAACGCAGAATTGCATGAGGTCCGCTTTGGATAA
- the flhA gene encoding flagellar biosynthesis protein FlhA, whose protein sequence is MNARVGTFFGKGPQMLAGTNLRALAGPILICMILGMMILPLPAFLLDLLFTFNIALSVMVLLVSMYTMKPLDFAAFPSVLLFSTLLRLSLNVASTRIVLLDGHTGPAAAGRVIEAFGHFLVGGNFAVGIVVFAILMVINFMVITKGAGRIAEVAARFTLDAMPGKQMAIDADLNAGLINEEGARKRRLAVSQEAEFYGAMDGASKFVRGDAIAGLIIMVVNVFGGLIVGMVQHNMDFASAGTTYTLLTIGDGLVAQIPSLIISTAAGVIVSRVATDEDIGTQLTGQLFTNPRVLMITGVIIVVLGLIPGMPHFAFLLLGGGAVQLGRTMKKRAERAKASAVLVDAAPAVAAPVEATEASWDDVTLIDTLGLEVGYRLIPLVDKNTDGELLKRIKSIRKKFAQEIGFLPPVIHIRDNLELRPNGYRISLKGVEVGVGEGYPGQWLAINPGQVTAALPGTPTQDPAFGLPAVWIDTNLREQAQVYGYTVVDASTVVATHLNHLVVQHAAELLGRQEVQALLTRIGKDAPSLVEDLVPKTLSLSTLQKVLQNLLEEGVPIRDMRTILESLSEQTAKSGDAHELTALVRLALGRAITQQWYPGNGEMQVMGLDSNLERVLSGALSTGNNPGLEPGLAHTLLTETQRAIIRQQNAGLPPVLLVQHALRTMLARFLRRSLPQLKVLSYAEVPETRTIKVVNLIGGLA, encoded by the coding sequence ATGAACGCACGCGTCGGAACCTTCTTCGGAAAGGGCCCGCAGATGCTGGCAGGAACGAACCTGCGCGCGCTCGCGGGTCCGATCCTGATCTGCATGATCCTGGGCATGATGATCCTGCCGTTGCCGGCATTCCTGCTCGATCTGCTCTTCACGTTCAATATCGCGCTGTCGGTGATGGTGCTGCTCGTCAGCATGTACACGATGAAGCCGCTCGATTTCGCGGCCTTCCCGAGCGTGCTGCTCTTCTCGACGCTGCTGCGGCTGTCGCTGAACGTCGCATCCACGCGTATCGTGCTGCTCGACGGCCATACGGGCCCGGCGGCGGCCGGCCGCGTCATCGAGGCGTTCGGCCACTTCCTCGTGGGTGGCAACTTCGCCGTCGGTATCGTGGTGTTCGCGATCCTCATGGTCATCAACTTCATGGTGATCACGAAGGGCGCGGGCCGTATCGCCGAAGTGGCCGCGCGCTTCACGCTCGACGCAATGCCCGGCAAGCAGATGGCCATCGACGCGGACCTGAACGCGGGCCTCATCAACGAAGAAGGCGCACGCAAGCGCCGTCTCGCGGTGTCGCAGGAAGCCGAGTTCTACGGCGCGATGGACGGTGCCTCGAAGTTCGTGCGCGGCGACGCGATCGCGGGCCTCATCATCATGGTCGTGAACGTGTTCGGCGGGCTCATCGTCGGCATGGTCCAGCACAACATGGATTTCGCCTCGGCGGGCACGACCTACACGCTGCTGACGATCGGCGACGGCCTCGTCGCGCAGATCCCGTCGCTCATCATCTCGACCGCGGCCGGCGTGATCGTCTCGCGCGTGGCCACCGACGAAGACATCGGCACCCAGCTCACGGGGCAGCTCTTCACGAACCCGCGCGTGCTGATGATCACCGGCGTCATCATCGTCGTGCTTGGCCTGATTCCCGGCATGCCGCACTTCGCCTTCCTGCTGCTCGGCGGCGGCGCCGTGCAGCTCGGCCGCACGATGAAAAAGCGCGCCGAGCGCGCGAAGGCGAGCGCCGTGCTCGTGGATGCCGCTCCGGCCGTCGCCGCGCCTGTCGAAGCGACCGAGGCGAGCTGGGACGACGTGACGCTCATCGACACGCTCGGCCTCGAAGTCGGCTACCGGCTCATCCCGCTCGTCGACAAGAACACCGACGGCGAACTGCTCAAGCGCATCAAGAGCATCCGCAAGAAGTTTGCGCAGGAAATCGGCTTTCTGCCGCCCGTCATCCACATCCGCGACAACCTCGAGCTGCGTCCGAACGGTTACCGCATCAGCCTCAAGGGCGTGGAAGTGGGCGTGGGCGAGGGCTACCCGGGCCAGTGGCTCGCGATCAACCCGGGCCAAGTCACGGCCGCCCTGCCGGGCACGCCGACCCAGGACCCCGCGTTCGGTCTGCCGGCCGTCTGGATCGACACGAATCTGCGCGAGCAGGCCCAGGTGTACGGCTACACCGTGGTCGATGCGAGCACCGTGGTGGCCACGCACCTGAACCACCTCGTGGTCCAGCATGCCGCCGAGCTGCTCGGCCGCCAGGAAGTGCAGGCGCTCCTCACGCGCATCGGCAAGGACGCCCCGTCGCTCGTCGAGGATCTCGTGCCGAAGACGCTGTCGCTCTCGACGCTGCAAAAGGTCCTGCAAAACCTGCTCGAGGAAGGCGTGCCCATCCGCGATATGCGCACGATCCTCGAGTCGCTCAGCGAGCAGACCGCGAAGTCGGGCGATGCCCACGAACTGACCGCCCTCGTGCGCCTCGCGCTCGGCCGTGCGATCACGCAGCAGTGGTACCCGGGCAATGGCGAAATGCAGGTCATGGGACTCGATTCGAATCTGGAGCGCGTGCTTTCCGGCGCGCTCTCCACGGGCAACAACCCTGGCCTCGAGCCGGGTCTCGCCCACACGCTTCTGACGGAGACGCAGCGCGCGATCATCCGTCAACAGAACGCCGGGCTGCCGCCGGTACTGCTCGTGCAGCACGCGCTGCGCACGATGCTCGCGCGATTCCTGCGCCGCAGCCTGCCTCAATTGAAAGTGCTCTCGTATGCCGAAGTGCCCGAGACGCGCACGATCAAAGTCGTTAACCTCATCGGGGGTCTAGCTTGA
- the flhB gene encoding flagellar biosynthesis protein FlhB: MAEDSDLEKTESATPRRLEKAREEGQVARSRELATFALLSAGFFGVWGLSGSIGMHLQSMLRGAFTFDHAFALDTNRMLIGAGTAGIEGIKAVAPVLALAGVAALIAPMALGGWLLTANVLQFKPERVNPMTGMGRIFSLNGPIQVGMSLAKVLVVGVIGTLAVWHRKDEILALPTESLTAAMGHGLSLIAVCCGTTVGGFFVIAALDVPYQLWQYHKKLRMTKEEVKREHRENEGDPHVKGRIRQQQRAMARRRMMTNVPKADVVVTNPTHYAVALQYTDGQMRAPKVVAKGVNLVAARIRELATEHNVPLLEAPPLARALYHNVELNREIPGVLYNAVAEVLAWVYQLRRFRAEGGDVPAAPTELDVPAEMDKGPVSEEDMREEENEALGADKGAAV, from the coding sequence GTGGCAGAGGATAGCGACCTCGAAAAGACCGAATCAGCCACTCCCCGGCGCCTGGAGAAGGCGCGCGAGGAAGGGCAGGTTGCGCGTTCGCGGGAGCTTGCGACGTTCGCCTTGCTGTCGGCGGGCTTCTTCGGCGTCTGGGGGCTGTCCGGTTCGATCGGCATGCACCTGCAGTCGATGCTGCGGGGCGCGTTCACGTTCGATCACGCGTTTGCCCTCGACACGAACCGCATGCTGATCGGCGCCGGCACGGCCGGCATCGAGGGCATCAAGGCCGTCGCTCCGGTGCTCGCACTCGCGGGCGTGGCTGCCTTGATCGCGCCGATGGCGCTCGGCGGCTGGCTGCTCACGGCTAACGTGCTCCAGTTCAAGCCCGAGCGCGTCAATCCGATGACGGGCATGGGCCGCATCTTCTCGCTGAACGGTCCGATCCAGGTCGGCATGTCGCTCGCGAAGGTGCTCGTCGTCGGTGTGATCGGCACCCTGGCCGTCTGGCATCGCAAGGACGAAATCCTCGCACTGCCCACCGAATCGCTGACAGCCGCCATGGGGCATGGCCTCTCGCTGATTGCCGTGTGCTGCGGCACGACGGTAGGCGGGTTTTTCGTCATCGCCGCGCTCGACGTGCCGTATCAGCTTTGGCAGTACCACAAGAAGCTGCGCATGACGAAGGAAGAAGTGAAGCGCGAGCACCGCGAAAACGAAGGCGATCCGCACGTGAAGGGCCGCATTCGCCAGCAGCAGCGCGCGATGGCACGCCGCCGCATGATGACCAACGTGCCGAAGGCCGACGTGGTCGTGACCAACCCGACGCACTACGCCGTGGCGCTTCAGTACACCGATGGGCAGATGCGCGCGCCGAAGGTGGTCGCCAAGGGCGTGAACCTCGTGGCCGCCCGCATCCGCGAACTCGCGACCGAGCACAACGTGCCGCTGCTCGAAGCGCCGCCGCTTGCCCGGGCGCTCTATCACAACGTCGAACTGAACCGCGAAATCCCGGGCGTGCTTTACAACGCCGTGGCCGAGGTGCTCGCGTGGGTCTATCAACTGCGCCGGTTCCGCGCCGAGGGCGGCGACGTGCCGGCCGCGCCGACGGAACTCGACGTACCGGCGGAGATGGACAAGGGGCCTGTTTCGGAAGAGGACATGCGAGAAGAGGAAAACGAAGCGCTCGGCGCGGATAAGGGAGCAGCAGTATGA
- the cheY gene encoding chemotaxis response regulator CheY, which translates to MDKSMKILVVDDFPTMRRIVRNLLKELGYANVDEAEDGAAGLSRLRGGGYDFVISDWNMPNLDGLAMLQEIRKDPALSHLPVLMVTAESKKENIIAAAQAGASGYVVKPFTAATLDEKLTKILEKMQKAG; encoded by the coding sequence ATGGACAAAAGCATGAAAATTCTGGTGGTGGACGACTTTCCGACAATGCGCCGGATCGTCCGCAACCTGCTGAAGGAGCTCGGCTACGCGAACGTCGACGAAGCGGAAGACGGCGCGGCGGGGCTCTCGCGCCTGCGCGGCGGCGGCTACGACTTCGTGATTTCGGACTGGAACATGCCGAACCTCGACGGGCTCGCCATGCTGCAGGAGATCCGCAAGGATCCGGCGCTTTCGCACCTGCCGGTGCTGATGGTGACGGCCGAGTCGAAGAAGGAAAACATCATCGCGGCGGCCCAGGCCGGCGCGAGCGGATATGTGGTGAAGCCGTTTACCGCTGCGACCCTCGACGAAAAGCTCACGAAGATCCTCGAGAAGATGCAGAAGGCAGGGTGA
- a CDS encoding MinD/ParA family ATP-binding protein, with the protein MDKHVTDQAEGLRRLLAKSGSRVVAVTGGPVGVGCTSTVVNLAAALAGLGKDVLVIDECLGAHSVSAMVGGVQSAGNLRAFLDGQIGIEDAAPRHALGFSVLAASRENCAGYSAAQLGAMLSGPADVVLIDARLDRRGALSALAAQAHDVMVVTRVAAQAITEAYACMKRLHYEHAIAQFRVLVNHVSSPADAHTTFDNLAEVAARYLTVSIADAGCVAIDPLMERSLELGRCVVDAYPSAPAARDFRHVAAEMLYWPMRAVTRESVTVRTAMPASALADATAARHHA; encoded by the coding sequence TTGGATAAACACGTCACCGACCAAGCCGAAGGGCTGCGCCGGCTGCTCGCGAAGAGCGGCTCGCGCGTCGTAGCGGTCACCGGAGGGCCTGTGGGCGTCGGCTGTACGTCGACGGTCGTCAATCTCGCGGCAGCGCTCGCGGGGCTTGGCAAGGACGTGCTCGTCATCGACGAGTGCCTCGGCGCCCACTCCGTCTCGGCGATGGTGGGCGGGGTGCAGAGCGCGGGCAACCTGCGAGCGTTTCTGGACGGACAGATCGGGATCGAGGATGCCGCGCCGCGTCACGCACTTGGTTTTTCGGTGCTCGCCGCGTCGCGCGAAAACTGCGCGGGCTACAGCGCCGCGCAACTGGGCGCGATGCTCTCCGGGCCGGCCGACGTGGTGTTGATCGACGCGCGGCTCGACCGCCGGGGCGCGCTTTCCGCGCTGGCCGCGCAGGCGCACGACGTGATGGTTGTCACGCGGGTGGCTGCGCAGGCGATCACGGAAGCGTATGCGTGCATGAAGCGCCTGCACTACGAACACGCGATTGCGCAGTTCCGCGTGCTCGTCAACCACGTATCGAGCCCGGCGGACGCGCATACGACGTTCGACAACCTCGCCGAGGTGGCTGCGCGCTACTTGACCGTATCGATTGCGGACGCCGGATGCGTCGCTATCGATCCGCTGATGGAACGATCGCTCGAACTCGGGCGCTGTGTGGTCGACGCTTACCCGTCGGCGCCGGCAGCCCGCGATTTCCGGCATGTTGCGGCGGAAATGCTTTATTGGCCGATGCGTGCGGTGACGCGCGAATCGGTAACCGTGCGCACGGCAATGCCGGCGTCGGCACTCGCCGATGCCACCGCCGCGCGCCACCACGCTTGA
- a CDS encoding protein-glutamate methylesterase/protein-glutamine glutaminase — translation MTEIINDQPDMMVCATAPDPLVARELIKQHNPDVLTLDVEMPRMDGLDFLEKLMRLRPMPVVMVSSLTERGSEITLRALELGAVDFVTKPKVGIRDGMLEYSEKLADKIRAASRARVRQIVAHHAPAQAHPGAAAPAAAARAPMINNPLVSTEKLIIVGASTGGTEAIRELLTPLPPDAPAVMIAQHMPPGFTKSFAQRLNGLCRITVKEAEHGERVLPGHAYIAPGHAHLLLARSGANYIAHLSDDPPVNRHRPSVDVLFRSAAQHAGKNAIGVILTGMGRDGAAGLLDMRNAGAYTLAQDEASCIVFGMPREAIALGAADEVAPLSEMSRRVMARLATMGDRVQRV, via the coding sequence ATGACGGAGATCATCAATGACCAGCCGGACATGATGGTTTGCGCGACGGCACCCGATCCGCTCGTCGCGCGCGAGCTCATCAAGCAGCACAATCCCGACGTCCTCACGCTCGACGTCGAGATGCCGCGCATGGACGGGCTCGACTTCCTCGAAAAGCTCATGCGCCTGCGGCCGATGCCGGTCGTCATGGTGTCGTCGCTGACCGAGCGCGGCTCGGAAATCACGCTGCGCGCGCTCGAGCTGGGCGCCGTGGATTTCGTCACGAAGCCGAAGGTCGGCATTCGCGACGGCATGCTCGAATATTCGGAAAAACTTGCCGACAAGATCCGCGCCGCGTCGCGTGCCCGCGTGCGTCAGATCGTGGCGCACCATGCGCCCGCGCAGGCGCACCCGGGCGCCGCGGCGCCGGCTGCCGCCGCGCGCGCGCCGATGATCAACAACCCGCTCGTCAGTACCGAAAAGCTGATCATCGTCGGCGCATCGACGGGGGGCACCGAGGCGATTCGCGAACTGCTTACGCCGTTGCCGCCCGATGCGCCTGCCGTCATGATCGCGCAGCACATGCCGCCCGGTTTTACGAAATCGTTCGCACAACGCCTAAATGGTTTGTGCCGAATTACCGTTAAAGAGGCAGAGCACGGCGAACGCGTGCTGCCCGGACATGCGTATATTGCGCCTGGGCACGCACACTTGTTGCTCGCGCGCAGCGGGGCGAACTATATTGCGCACCTGTCGGACGATCCGCCGGTCAACCGGCACCGCCCTTCGGTGGACGTGCTGTTCCGCTCGGCGGCGCAGCATGCCGGCAAGAACGCGATCGGCGTGATTCTGACCGGCATGGGGCGCGATGGCGCCGCGGGTCTGTTAGACATGAGAAATGCGGGCGCATACACTCTTGCGCAAGATGAGGCGAGCTGCATCGTTTTTGGCATGCCGCGCGAGGCGATCGCGCTCGGTGCCGCCGACGAAGTCGCCCCTCTTTCGGAAATGAGTCGCCGCGTGATGGCACGCCTGGCGACGATGGGCGATCGAGTGCAGCGCGTCTAA
- the cheZ gene encoding protein phosphatase CheZ produces the protein MDESTNLGGHGGEHSSDAADRILARIGQLTRTLRDSMRELGLDKHVERAAEVVPDARDRLKYVAAMTEQAAERVLTAIDVAKPMQDKLESDASSLDARWAKWFEAPIERDEVRALMTETREFLARVPDTTTATNAQLLEIMMAQDFQDLTGQVIKKIMDVVYIIEQQLLGVLVENIAPERREQFAATAAQLAAEPSSTGSPASLLNGPQINPEGKTDVVQDQQQVDDLLASLGF, from the coding sequence ATGGATGAGTCGACGAATCTAGGCGGACATGGCGGGGAGCATAGCTCCGATGCGGCAGACCGCATTCTGGCCCGTATTGGCCAGTTGACGAGGACGTTGCGCGATTCCATGCGCGAACTCGGCCTCGACAAGCATGTGGAGCGGGCCGCCGAGGTGGTGCCCGATGCGCGCGACCGCCTGAAGTACGTCGCGGCGATGACCGAACAGGCAGCCGAGCGCGTGCTGACCGCCATCGACGTTGCCAAGCCGATGCAGGACAAGCTCGAAAGCGATGCGTCTTCGCTCGACGCGCGCTGGGCCAAATGGTTCGAGGCGCCGATCGAGCGCGACGAAGTGCGGGCGCTGATGACGGAGACGCGCGAGTTCTTGGCTCGCGTGCCCGACACGACCACCGCCACGAACGCGCAACTGCTCGAAATCATGATGGCGCAGGACTTCCAGGATCTGACCGGCCAGGTCATCAAGAAGATCATGGATGTCGTCTACATCATCGAACAGCAATTGCTCGGCGTGCTCGTCGAAAATATCGCACCCGAGCGGCGCGAGCAGTTCGCGGCCACGGCGGCGCAGCTTGCTGCCGAGCCGAGCTCGACCGGCAGCCCCGCGTCGCTGCTCAACGGGCCGCAGATCAACCCCGAAGGCAAGACCGACGTCGTGCAGGATCAGCAGCAGGTCGACGATCTGCTCGCAAGCCTCGGGTTCTGA